The following coding sequences are from one Streptomyces dengpaensis window:
- the msrB gene encoding peptide-methionine (R)-S-oxide reductase MsrB — MPEYRKSPERISQLTDQQFRVTQQDGTEPAFANAYWDNKAPGIYVDIVSGEPLFASVDKYDSRSGWPSFTKPLDPGHVVERPDTSHGMVRVEVRSAQGDSHLGHLFPDGPSDRGGLRYCINSSSLRFIPVEKLEQEGYGAYLSVFDSPERGAAEA, encoded by the coding sequence ATGCCGGAATACCGCAAGAGCCCGGAGCGCATCTCGCAGCTCACGGACCAGCAGTTTCGCGTGACCCAGCAGGACGGGACGGAGCCCGCGTTCGCCAACGCCTACTGGGACAACAAGGCACCCGGGATCTACGTGGACATCGTGTCCGGGGAGCCCCTGTTCGCCTCAGTGGACAAGTACGACAGCAGGTCCGGGTGGCCCAGCTTTACGAAGCCCCTGGACCCCGGCCACGTGGTCGAGCGCCCTGACACCAGCCACGGCATGGTCCGTGTCGAGGTCCGATCGGCTCAGGGGGACAGCCACCTCGGCCACCTGTTCCCCGACGGGCCCAGCGACCGCGGCGGGCTGCGGTACTGCATCAACTCCTCGTCCCTGCGATTCATCCCCGTCGAAAAGCTTGAACAGGAGGGCTACGGCGCGTACCTGAGCGTCTTCGACTCGCCGGAAAGGGGGGCCGCCGAAGCCTAA